From one Deltaproteobacteria bacterium genomic stretch:
- a CDS encoding LysE family translocator — MDFGHPAAIFVSSFIIGLSGAMMPGPLLAVTIRHASVRGFSAAPLLVLGHAILEAALVCLLLFGLIEWIRGDAAIIAIALLGSAMLLRMAAGMAREVRTLHFHPTTSGFHGRPSDGKGSGGVRPVIDGIVTSASNPYWSLWWATIGLGYLLISRGQGWRGVLAFFSGHILSDAAWYLFVGAAVSAGRGWFTDRVYRGVVGACAVFLVFFALTFGYFGVARLVHIM, encoded by the coding sequence GATGCCGGGACCCCTCCTTGCGGTCACCATCCGGCACGCTTCGGTCCGCGGTTTTTCCGCCGCGCCGCTGCTCGTCCTCGGGCACGCCATCCTCGAGGCGGCGCTCGTGTGCCTTCTCCTGTTCGGGCTGATCGAGTGGATCCGGGGAGACGCGGCGATCATCGCGATCGCCCTGCTCGGCTCCGCGATGCTCCTCCGGATGGCGGCCGGGATGGCCCGGGAGGTCCGCACGCTCCATTTTCACCCTACGACAAGCGGTTTCCATGGGCGGCCGAGCGACGGGAAGGGATCGGGAGGGGTCCGCCCCGTGATCGACGGGATCGTCACCTCCGCCTCGAACCCGTACTGGTCGCTCTGGTGGGCGACGATCGGCCTCGGGTACCTGCTGATTTCGCGCGGGCAGGGATGGCGGGGCGTCCTCGCCTTCTTCTCCGGGCACATCCTGTCCGACGCGGCGTGGTACCTCTTCGTCGGGGCGGCGGTTTCGGCGGGGCGGGGATGGTTCACCGACCGGGTCTACCGCGGCGTCGTCGGCGCCTGCGCCGTGTTTCTCGTCTTCTTCGCCCTCACCTTCGGGTATTTCGGGGTGGCGCGTCTTGTCCACATCATGTAG
- a CDS encoding sugar phosphate nucleotidyltransferase, which translates to MKAVVMAGGFGTRLRPLTEKLPKPMAPVANRPMMEHVVRLLAAEGIDDLEVLLHFYPEKISSFFGDGTPWGVRMNYVNAEADYGTAGAVKNAEERLSGTFLVISADIITDFDLSKAIDFHKERGAAVTIVLTRVPNPLQYGIVITEEDGRIVRFLEKPTWGEVFSDTINTGIYIVESEVLDLIPPKKNWDFSKNLFPAMLARGDRLLGYVAEGYWKDVGNLDEYLNVHLDLLAGKVKIGFEGEKAGERSVWIGEGSKVDYTAELSNVVLGKKCVVGSGVTMSNVVVGDGCVVEDGAVIQSSVLWERVSVGKGARIFENIVGSDVRVGHGAFLAERAVISDHCVIGTEAVVKPNVKVWPHKVVEDGAVLSSSLIWGEKWARSLFGAYGIVGLANIEISPEFAAKVGAAYAATFGRKVVLSTSRDSHKASRMINRSIMTGMLSVGVDVHDYGVTPLPVVRFLSRSHGEERGGVHVRKSPFNASFLDLKFFDDSGLDLPMGLEKNIENLFFREDFVRADIEETGAITFPVGGFDLYIDGFAKSVDARAIKDRNYNIVLDYSYGSAAVIFPRILGQLGVETVALNAILDPARITRSQEEFDKGMGHLAAIARSLSADLGVMLDTGGEKIFLVDEKGDILPDATALQVITLLACRQARKGLVGVPVTASRNVEKIAARFGMDVVRTRTLPRSVMETAAREGVAFAGDGAGGFVFPRFQPAFDGMFAIVKIMELLAAEGRGLADILREIPPTVLIHRKIPCAWENKGSLMRMLTGHAKGKPSQFIDGVKVFEGEDWALVYPSQDEAYFHLVVESEAGRAAELLASEYTDLFASWGKKL; encoded by the coding sequence ATGAAGGCGGTCGTGATGGCGGGAGGGTTCGGAACGAGGCTTCGCCCGTTGACGGAGAAACTTCCCAAGCCGATGGCGCCCGTGGCGAACCGCCCGATGATGGAACACGTCGTCCGGCTGCTGGCCGCCGAGGGGATCGACGACCTCGAGGTGCTGCTCCACTTCTATCCGGAGAAGATCAGCTCCTTCTTCGGGGACGGGACTCCCTGGGGGGTCCGGATGAACTACGTGAACGCCGAGGCGGATTACGGCACCGCGGGGGCGGTGAAGAACGCGGAGGAGCGGCTCTCCGGGACCTTCCTGGTGATCAGCGCGGACATCATCACCGATTTCGACCTGTCGAAGGCGATCGACTTCCACAAGGAACGCGGGGCGGCGGTCACCATCGTCCTGACGCGCGTCCCCAACCCCCTGCAGTACGGCATCGTGATCACCGAGGAGGACGGCCGGATCGTCCGCTTCCTCGAGAAGCCGACGTGGGGGGAGGTCTTCTCCGACACGATCAACACGGGGATCTACATCGTCGAGTCCGAAGTGCTCGACCTCATCCCGCCGAAGAAGAACTGGGACTTCAGCAAGAACCTCTTTCCCGCCATGCTGGCCCGGGGCGACCGCCTGCTCGGCTACGTCGCGGAGGGGTACTGGAAAGACGTGGGGAATCTCGACGAGTACCTGAACGTCCACCTCGACCTCCTGGCGGGGAAGGTGAAGATCGGCTTCGAGGGGGAGAAGGCGGGGGAGCGGAGCGTCTGGATCGGCGAAGGGTCGAAGGTCGACTACACGGCGGAGCTTTCCAACGTGGTCCTGGGGAAGAAGTGCGTCGTCGGGTCCGGGGTGACGATGAGCAACGTCGTGGTCGGCGACGGATGCGTCGTCGAGGACGGGGCGGTCATCCAGTCCTCCGTGCTGTGGGAGCGCGTGTCGGTGGGGAAGGGAGCCCGGATCTTCGAGAACATCGTCGGATCCGACGTCCGGGTGGGGCACGGCGCCTTCCTCGCGGAGCGGGCGGTGATCAGCGACCATTGCGTCATCGGGACGGAGGCCGTGGTCAAGCCGAACGTGAAGGTGTGGCCTCACAAGGTGGTCGAGGACGGGGCGGTCCTGTCGTCTTCCCTCATCTGGGGGGAGAAGTGGGCGCGTTCCCTCTTCGGCGCCTACGGGATCGTCGGGCTGGCGAACATCGAGATCTCCCCCGAGTTCGCGGCGAAGGTCGGGGCCGCCTACGCCGCCACGTTCGGAAGGAAGGTGGTCCTCTCCACCAGCCGGGACAGCCACAAGGCGTCGCGGATGATCAACCGCTCGATCATGACGGGGATGCTCTCGGTCGGCGTCGACGTGCACGACTACGGCGTCACGCCCCTGCCGGTGGTGCGTTTCCTCTCGCGCTCCCATGGGGAGGAGCGGGGCGGCGTCCACGTCCGGAAGAGCCCGTTCAACGCGTCCTTCCTCGACCTCAAGTTCTTCGACGATTCCGGTCTCGACCTGCCGATGGGGCTGGAGAAGAACATCGAAAACCTGTTCTTCCGGGAGGACTTCGTCCGGGCCGACATTGAGGAGACGGGGGCGATCACCTTCCCGGTGGGCGGGTTCGACCTCTACATCGACGGGTTCGCGAAATCCGTCGATGCGCGGGCGATCAAGGATCGGAACTACAACATCGTGCTCGACTACTCCTACGGCTCCGCCGCCGTCATCTTCCCCCGGATCCTCGGACAGCTCGGGGTGGAGACGGTGGCGCTGAACGCCATCCTCGACCCGGCGCGCATCACCCGGTCGCAGGAGGAGTTCGACAAGGGGATGGGGCACCTCGCCGCGATCGCCAGGTCCCTCTCCGCGGACCTCGGGGTGATGCTCGACACCGGAGGCGAGAAGATCTTCCTGGTCGACGAGAAGGGGGACATTCTCCCCGACGCGACCGCGCTGCAGGTGATCACCCTCCTCGCCTGCCGGCAGGCGCGCAAGGGACTGGTCGGGGTCCCGGTCACCGCTTCCCGGAACGTGGAGAAGATCGCCGCGCGCTTCGGGATGGACGTGGTACGGACGCGCACGCTGCCGCGGTCGGTGATGGAAACGGCGGCGAGGGAGGGGGTCGCCTTCGCGGGGGACGGAGCGGGCGGGTTCGTCTTCCCGCGCTTCCAGCCGGCCTTCGACGGCATGTTCGCCATCGTGAAGATCATGGAGCTGCTGGCGGCCGAGGGGAGAGGCCTCGCCGACATCCTGCGCGAGATCCCGCCGACCGTCCTGATCCACCGGAAGATCCCCTGCGCCTGGGAGAACAAGGGGTCCCTCATGCGGATGCTGACCGGGCACGCCAAGGGGAAGCCGAGCCAGTTCATCGACGGGGTGAAGGTGTTCGAGGGGGAGGACTGGGCGCTGGTCTACCCGAGCCAGGACGAGGCGTACTTCCACCTGGTGGTCGAGTCGGAGGCCGGGCGGGCGGCGGAGCTGCTCGCCTCGGAGTACACGGACCTGTTCGCGTCCTGGGGGAAGAAGCTGTGA
- a CDS encoding MBL fold metallo-hydrolase, translated as MTDARPLQVLAMEVGPLAENTYIVGHVASGKAVVIDPGDEADEILRQLAGRGWTLDKILLTHGHFDHVGAVAALKERTGASIHIHPDEAERMRTAGRQGAMFGLRVPDPPPPDVLVREGDTVSLGDVAFRVLHTPGHTPGHVTYLFGDLAFVGDLIFEGSIGRTDLPGGSLDELLRAVREKIFTLPGETILFPGHGPATTVGDEMRGNPFFAGEDAGR; from the coding sequence GTGACCGACGCCCGGCCGCTCCAGGTGCTGGCGATGGAGGTCGGCCCGCTGGCGGAGAACACCTACATCGTGGGGCACGTGGCGAGCGGGAAGGCGGTCGTGATCGACCCCGGAGACGAGGCCGACGAGATCCTGCGCCAGCTGGCCGGGCGGGGGTGGACCCTCGACAAGATCCTTCTCACCCACGGGCACTTCGATCACGTGGGGGCGGTCGCGGCCCTCAAGGAGCGGACGGGCGCCAGCATCCATATCCATCCGGACGAGGCGGAACGGATGCGGACGGCGGGCCGGCAAGGCGCGATGTTCGGGCTGCGCGTCCCCGACCCTCCGCCCCCCGATGTGCTCGTGCGGGAGGGCGACACCGTTTCCCTGGGGGACGTCGCGTTCCGCGTTCTCCACACCCCGGGACACACGCCGGGGCATGTGACGTACCTTTTCGGGGACCTCGCCTTCGTGGGCGATCTCATCTTCGAGGGGTCGATCGGCCGGACGGATCTTCCCGGGGGCTCCCTCGACGAACTGCTGCGCGCGGTCCGGGAGAAGATCTTCACGTTGCCCGGGGAGACGATCCTTTTTCCGGGGCACGGCCCGGCCACGACGGTGGGCGATGAAATGCGCGGGAACCCATTCTTCGCGGGGGAGG